A region of the Aethina tumida isolate Nest 87 chromosome 3, icAetTumi1.1, whole genome shotgun sequence genome:
CTTTAAATGTATTACATTGGAAATAAACAACTTTTGCTTGCCGACTCTTGAaatcaattaactaattacttcatgcagattttattattaaattaatttattaacttaaacaaCTGAGCGTGTTCCAATCCACGCACGTcataacttaattatatttataggcgactataaattttttttttataatataaattaatattatctactTTATTAAAGTGAATTTCTACTAAAACCTGATTCGTTGTTCATCAAATGTAATAATCATAATGTGTCATTTTAAACATGTAAGCCCGGAATATTGAACGTCGTGTTTGTTGACTTTGCAGACAGTGTAGTTATTTTCTACATTCACTGCCCCCTGCTGCCTACATCAAAATGACAACCATGGTAGAACTTGAAAGCTGGTTAATCTACCAGTGCATCGCCACCGAATGCAGCAACTGTCTCTGTAAGTGGCGTTTGTCGAAAAAAAGCTGCACTTTGACTTCCCTTTTTCGTAGCGCACCAGCtgctaaacatttattatttgcgtTTTCGTttccttgttttattttcgtttGGTTTTGATtttcgttttttattattttataggtattttttctgttggtcccaatttttaaataagccGCCAATGTTGGATTCAGGtaagtgtttttattttagcttacttttttattacatttaagcATAATTCTTATCCACTTTGtttaactgaattttaattgtaatggaCATGTGAAAGTATCTTGTTAGTGATTATAGgttacatgcatttatttttcccTCGTTTCCATTAATGATGTgccttattatatttatctgtATCTAACTTTTAATGATGTCGTTAACCATAATTTTACAAActgtttaacaaaataagGGAAAAATATACGTAGTCGccttaattatagcaacttatcaaaatatattaaaagtatgaGCTGTACGACTTATTGTTGGTTTTTCTATTTTCCAactaatcaatataattttattctttaataaattggaatttttaCCTTCATTGATTTGcgaattatttactaatagaCTTTtgctgataattatttaattcagcgTTGCCAAGActgagaaaaataataagagaAGTCTCAAAGTTTACGGCTTCAGGTTAATCGTTTCccgaattcttaaaaaatttaaaaaaaaatggcaaaaaactacgaaaaaaattgtctgaattcataaaaattgctttaaaatCGATAACAGGAATTTGTCAAATGTTAAAGCCAACATAGAAGAAATGGGACCTGCTGAAATTAGTTGAAGGTCTGCGAAAACATTACTGGATGGAAGATCTTTTGACCTCAAACGTACAAGAAACACTCTAAAACTGTCGAATTTTGAATCATATTCACTAGACCACAAAATAGTGGGGGCAAGTAGTTTTTAGTggagtctaaatttaaaacatcctACAAGGATAAAACTtgacaaaaagtttgttatacccacACTGAAATATGGTTGcgattcaattatgatatagggatgattaaatttttttgtcgaACTGCGTTTCCACATGGAAACGATCaaaaacacaaatccaaaattgtgatagATTAGTTAAAAGACAAGAAACATATTTTGACTTGCCCATCTCAATCTTTACAGATCAACCATATAGAAAACATGAGAGACCacctttattacaaaatttgacataaaaattttacataatttaaatgaacccgtaacagcaattcaagaaacttaaagaaatatagacTTGTcgtatatttggaaaatggtCGAGTCTATGGCACggaaaaattatgaaacaaaaaggatacgtgttatagttaaattaacattacacagatttaatgattaaacctcccttttaatattagaattgctACATTTATATCCAGGTCAATTCAgagaagtttttataatactgtataaaacaacaatagtaaattaaattattttaacatttcgtATTAATAAACGAgatatggctaaaatatttaacattttaaaaagttgctctaataatgaccactactgtaacTTATCACATTTTCctatattagtaaatttttattttaaacaatattttagatttcctccctaacattttatttaatttttaaaattttatatttcagtaagatctcattaaattaactagttTGAAActgataataaacatatcataATTCACAAATCGTAAATATTTGGTTTATTGGCAATGGTTTTCTTTCAGTTATGACCGAAAGCGCATTCAAAGCGCGAGATATTGGCCTAAGGGcccaaaagaaaatattatctcGCATGGCTGGAAAGAATGTCGCCAGAGCCTTCATAGACGACACAACGGCCTCACTTCTGGATAACTTATACCGTCTCGCCAAGCAATATGTAAGTTTTCATACTTGAAGACGTTCCAACttctttttttatgttaaaattcattcataatttCCATGCAATTAATTCTCATCACTATTTTGTCACTTCCAGTCGAACAACAAAAAAGAAGCAGAAAAAATCGTAAAGAACATAATAAAAGTGGTGATCAAACTAGGCGTACTGCATCGCAATAACCTTCTCACCGAAGAAGAACTGCGCCAGGCCGAGAAATTCAAGGCGAAGTTCCGTATCGCCGGGATGGCGGTGATCTCCTTCTACGAGGTGGACTTCAGTTACGACCGCAATTACATAACGTCAGCGCTGAACGAATCACACAAGTGCCTACAGTACATCGTTTCCAATCATCTGACCGACAAGTCGCTGGCGAGGACTGACagtgtttttcagtttttcacaAATGAACAGTTCCTGGACGCACTTTTCAAAAGGGACTCCGAGTATAGGGAGGCCTTGGGTAGGTTGGTGGGAGATCTAAATAAGGCCATAGAAAACGGCGACTTGTAACTGTTGTTTGTgtgaaaaaaatctttattgtcTGATGCCCCTGTTCATATGTATGGTCTGTTGTCTCGGTTGAAGTCGAGCCAAAATTCAGAATTATTATgcaccaaaaaatatatacttaattaaatgtgtGCAAAAGATCTGAATTTTGACAAAACTTCGACTTAGATTGTAGAGCATACGGTATTTCTGTGATTCGTATAGGTCAAATTTAGTTTGATGTTAAGTGGTTATGTTCGTGGTTAATGTATTCAATCGATGGTTATTTCTACATAGCTAAATGGTTCTAAAACTTGTACTTAACTTTTAATTGGAATGTTAATACGGCGACTCTTTTAGTGAGTGTCGTCGGTCTAAATGTGGAAACGGATAATTTTGAATCACGATCAACTCATTTAAACTATGTATTAGTCAAGTTGATCTACATTCAATGTTTGTCAAATATGTATGTAGAAAACGATAGTAACgtgtttattactttaaattgtcTGCTCAAAATTTTCGCAGGACATGTGTATGTAATAACATTacatatctatttatttattatgaattctAATTTGGATTTTCTTATAACTAACTAGATATTAgagatattcatatttttgcaCCAAAAcacttcaataaatttaagaaacggtgtaaatatatttaaacatccGCACTTGATTTACAACAATATGAGGTATTTAATCTTTATGGTATTATTTCCGAATAacgatatttaataaactggtATTACATATCTAAACTTAAGTTATTCATAATCAGATTTATTAatctgaattttatattaaactatctATGTacgtatttattaacataatttgtcTATTATCCATCTGTTAAGacaataaactattatttaaaagtaaggtgtataaaatgtttctgAAACACATAATTTTTGCTAGTCATAAGAGTCATTATACTTTTTAAGCTAATTTTCCAATAGTTTTTTACTGGGAgtataatttaactaatattgCTTCTGTTGTTATAAATGCAAAGTTTAAGATTGAAGTATTTCTTGTCATTTTTATCTGACCGATTAAACATTTCCTTGAGGTTGTTCAGagtataatatgtataaacttTGTATTTGCGTTATATCTGgaacttaatttttcttaataaactgaactgaactttattttagaaaatcgactaataaaattctttaggGATAAGAAGGATAGTGAGAAGGTGTACATAATTCGAGTCCGATAAAATTCCATTAAGCGACCAAAAAGTAACGATTTAAAGTAGTCGTGAAACGACTATGAAATGCTTGCCACGTCTGAAAAGATGATCGCCTAAATACTAGAGTAGCTGTACTTGCCCACATTTTAATGGACACAATATATTGTTAGCAATACTTTAATTCATGCGACAAGCACAAAtgaaccaaataaaaaatatatctgatatattttcgttattattaaacaaatatcattTTACAAAATCATAAAACCTCCTATATGTAAGTAGATCTCAGTagaatggtaaaaaaataaggtggatgatgtttttaatgttttatgtatttgtttgtatacatgatatgttataataaatataaatatgtataatgtgtttcatttttattgaataaatgaataactcATAGAAAACGACAATACGAAACGTCATAAATTCGTTTAATGTCATTTGACTTTACTTAATTCTCAGTAATTTGCTTTATCTACCGCTATGTCCGAAACGAAGGTTTTAAATCGCCCTTCTAATGTGGTTCTGTTGAGCCAATTGTAagttaataaatcttaattttattacatgtaaATGATtctgtattattttagaaatgaatCTATTATGCAGTTTGATGTGTCCCGTAACTGGGTCGATCATCCTAAAAGACATTTAGGGCTAACTTCATTCTTCCTTGAAATGAGGCAAGAGATACATGGACTCGACAACGCATATAAACAGGCAAGTATAAATAGttacagaaataaatgaagattAACTTCACAGCTTCTGTATGTTTAAAAACTATGTTTgttaacaaacatttaatatttaattagaattcaattattattaaaaaaatcaaaaactacagtatttgatatttctcgtgaaataattaatataaacaatgtattataaaattaatactatattcacatttttgtacaattacatttgtatttgtttgttaCACCTTATgtataattcatataaaacattggaaattaaacataaaattgtatttatcaaCTTGGTCTGCACTTCTTTTAGTTTCTGAGTTGGAGACTAGGAAACAGGTTctgcaaaataaacaattatttaatattacaatgttTTAGATCAGACATGACCGAATGAGAGCTCAGTTGATCCAGGATTTTTGGAAAGAGGATGCAGAATTAAGGGAAGTCGAATTGGCATACACCAACACGCAGCCCTAAATGAAAactgtttgttttaaacaaaatttattaacaacttctttttaaaacattttcaagaTAAAATTACAGCTATTCTTTAGCcacatgtaaaattttatgtgacaGGAactaatctattaaaaatcactttatatatacaatatatcattttttagaattaaaatatttagtataaataatcaaattatactcttaataaagatattgccaaaaaataaaatgaaatttttctttgaaataattaaattaatttatagaacgAATTATTCTTATAGATTATTATCATAATCTCATTGTTTTACCCTAATGGATGTATTTAAGTCATCTTCCTCAGATCGTTCTGCTCCCGATTGCGCGTCGGAGCTCTTGTCTGAATAAATCGGACCGGCTTCGCCTCTCACATATTCTTCGGTGACATGAACGTTTGCTATTCCTGATCCAGGGACTTCAAACATAGGTTCCAATAATAAGGATTcctttaaaacacaaaaaatataattaatctaatacTGTCAAATAGTTTGTTCAAATTACCATTATGGCTCTTAGACCTCTTGCACCAGTTTTTCTTTCCATGGCTAAAGTAGCGATGGCGTTCAGAGCTTCAGGTGTGAATGTTAGTTCACACTGATCCATAGCCAAAAGTCTTTGATACTGCGGAATTAAGGCGTTTTTAGGTTCAGTTAGAATTCTGACGAGCATCTTTTGATCGAGACTGTGGAACGGAACGAGGACGGGGAATCTACCCACAAATTCctaaataatacaaacaatttagagatatattttaaccaaccaaatattttatacatactgGAATCATTCCAAAATCAATGAGATCCCTAGCTTGCACTTGTTTTAAAGCAGAATCTTTCTCCATGTTTTCTTCTTGGGCTGTTTGTGACGACTGGTGTAACGTTGCTTCCTGCGCCACAGCCCTTCTACCTTGACCCGCCGATGAAGGCGCCCCAAAACCTAAATactacacaaaataaaatttttaacattagaaTAACCTAGTAAAGAAAACGTTCGTTACATTTTCGTTATTCCTACGCTGAATAAGCCTTTCTAGACCGTTGTAAGCACCGCTGGCGACGAACAGTATATTGGTGGTGTCGACCTGGATCGTTTCACCTCGTAATTTCCTCGGTGAGTTTCTTTCAGGAACATTTACCACTGTACCTTCCAACATCTTTAGCATACCTTGTTGTACACCTTCGCCGCCTACGTCTCTTAATTGGTGAATGCCGGGCACGGCACCAATTTTGTCCACTTCGTCCAAAAACACGATGCCGATTTGTGCCCGGTCCACGCTATACCCGGCATCCTGGAGCAACTTGCCTATTACGCTTTCGATGTCTTCGCCAACGTAGCCAGCTTGGGTGAGCGTCGTACAATCACAGATCGCGAAAGGCACATCTAAACATTGAGCTATTGTCTGGGCTAATAAGGTTTTACCTGTAACAATGGCAAGTTAAAACATGAATATCCGAGAGTGTGTTGTTAAATACCTGAACCGGTTGGTcctaatagtaaaatattacttttttctaattttagttCATATGACGTTTTATCTAAGATTTCTGAGCCGGCTGCACTTCTACTAGCGCTTGTCATCGTTGATTCGCTTGCTGAACCGAAATTAACACCCATTGATCCGTGGCCCATGCCTGTTATATGGAGAAGATCTGCACAATATATTATgatcaatttaaagtttgaaatcATTAATTCTCATGAAGGGATACTTGAT
Encoded here:
- the LOC109605620 gene encoding tumor necrosis factor alpha-induced protein 8-like protein isoform X1, whose translation is MTTMVELESWLIYQCIATECSNCLFMTESAFKARDIGLRAQKKILSRMAGKNVARAFIDDTTASLLDNLYRLAKQYSNNKKEAEKIVKNIIKVVIKLGVLHRNNLLTEEELRQAEKFKAKFRIAGMAVISFYEVDFSYDRNYITSALNESHKCLQYIVSNHLTDKSLARTDSVFQFFTNEQFLDALFKRDSEYREALGRLVGDLNKAIENGDL
- the LOC109605620 gene encoding tumor necrosis factor alpha-induced protein 8-like protein isoform X2 produces the protein MQQLSLYFFCWSQFLNKPPMLDSVMTESAFKARDIGLRAQKKILSRMAGKNVARAFIDDTTASLLDNLYRLAKQYSNNKKEAEKIVKNIIKVVIKLGVLHRNNLLTEEELRQAEKFKAKFRIAGMAVISFYEVDFSYDRNYITSALNESHKCLQYIVSNHLTDKSLARTDSVFQFFTNEQFLDALFKRDSEYREALGRLVGDLNKAIENGDL
- the LOC109605620 gene encoding tumor necrosis factor alpha-induced protein 8-like protein isoform X3 encodes the protein MLDSVMTESAFKARDIGLRAQKKILSRMAGKNVARAFIDDTTASLLDNLYRLAKQYSNNKKEAEKIVKNIIKVVIKLGVLHRNNLLTEEELRQAEKFKAKFRIAGMAVISFYEVDFSYDRNYITSALNESHKCLQYIVSNHLTDKSLARTDSVFQFFTNEQFLDALFKRDSEYREALGRLVGDLNKAIENGDL
- the LOC109605621 gene encoding ATP-dependent Clp protease ATP-binding subunit clpX-like, mitochondrial isoform X1, producing the protein MTSVRCTLISAGKYALAARTPKYQLGMLSALYVPHHHHQSSHHKCLSTSVTLSKTAGSTEPPTNTGGTTPPPSKTTGGTTTSDGGGGKSKNTLSCPKCGDPCTHVETFVSSTRFVKCEKCHHFFVVLSEVDSKKKEGVDAKTGQFRKPPPPPKKIYDYLNKHVVGQDFAKKVLSVAVYNHYKRIYNNNPGSTNTRQDMAVMEQGPHQNFSHRDLLHITGMGHGSMGVNFGSASESTMTSASRSAAGSEILDKTSYELKLEKSNILLLGPTGSGKTLLAQTIAQCLDVPFAICDCTTLTQAGYVGEDIESVIGKLLQDAGYSVDRAQIGIVFLDEVDKIGAVPGIHQLRDVGGEGVQQGMLKMLEGTVVNVPERNSPRKLRGETIQVDTTNILFVASGAYNGLERLIQRRNNENYLGFGAPSSAGQGRRAVAQEATLHQSSQTAQEENMEKDSALKQVQARDLIDFGMIPEFVGRFPVLVPFHSLDQKMLVRILTEPKNALIPQYQRLLAMDQCELTFTPEALNAIATLAMERKTGARGLRAIMESLLLEPMFEVPGSGIANVHVTEEYVRGEAGPIYSDKSSDAQSGAERSEEDDLNTSIRNLFPSLQLRN
- the LOC109605621 gene encoding ATP-dependent Clp protease ATP-binding subunit clpX-like, mitochondrial isoform X2, which gives rise to MTSVRCTLISAGKYALAARTPKYQLGMLSALYVPHHHHQSSHHKCLSTSVTLSKTAGSTEPPTNTGGTTPPPSKTTGGTTTSDGGGGKSKNTLSCPKCGDPCTHVETFVSSTRFVKCEKCHHFFVVLSEVDSKKKEGVDAKTGQFRKPPPPPKKIYDYLNKHVVGQDFAKKVLSVAVYNHYKRIYNNNPGSTNTRQDMAVMEQGPHQNFSHRGMGHGSMGVNFGSASESTMTSASRSAAGSEILDKTSYELKLEKSNILLLGPTGSGKTLLAQTIAQCLDVPFAICDCTTLTQAGYVGEDIESVIGKLLQDAGYSVDRAQIGIVFLDEVDKIGAVPGIHQLRDVGGEGVQQGMLKMLEGTVVNVPERNSPRKLRGETIQVDTTNILFVASGAYNGLERLIQRRNNENYLGFGAPSSAGQGRRAVAQEATLHQSSQTAQEENMEKDSALKQVQARDLIDFGMIPEFVGRFPVLVPFHSLDQKMLVRILTEPKNALIPQYQRLLAMDQCELTFTPEALNAIATLAMERKTGARGLRAIMESLLLEPMFEVPGSGIANVHVTEEYVRGEAGPIYSDKSSDAQSGAERSEEDDLNTSIRNLFPSLQLRN